The Dehalobacter sp. DCM sequence TATACTGGGTGAATTGATCGGGATGAACATCACCGTAAGGATCAATTTCCCCGAACGCAATCCCTGAACGGTTTCCGCCATTGATTTCGAGGAGGGTTTTGATCTTTTCCGCCCGCTCAGGGTTTTCTTGAAGGGCTAAAAGATACAGGTAAACGCCGTCACAGTGATTATCTACAGTCAGGATTTCTTTATTCAGACCTTTTTCCTGAAAGTCTTTCGTTCTGCGGATGATGGTATCCATCGCTTGCCGGGACTCCTCCGGGGATATGTCTTCGGATACCATTTTTTGTCCACGGCCGGAATAAACTAAATGATAAAAACAGACGCGGTCAATATTTTCCGCTTCAATAAAATCAAAGATGTGATCCAATTCTTCGAAATTATGACGGTTGATTGTAAACCGCAGCCCCACACGCTGCCCTGCCGCGACACAATTCCGGATTCCTGACATCGCTGCCTGAAAAGCACCTTGTTTCCCTCGGAACAGATCGTTGACTTCCCGCAGACCGTCTAAGGAAATCCCCACATAACCAACACCGATCTTTTTTATCCGTAAGGCAAGTTCCGGAGTAATCAACGTACCATTTGTCGACAAGGTGGGCCTTATGCCTTTGCCGGCAGCATACTCGGCCAACTCAAAAAAATCGGGCCTTATTAACGGCTCTCCGCCGGAAAAAAGGAGTACCGGCACTTTAAAATCCGCTAAATCATCAATCAGTTTTTTGGCCTCTTCCGTCGATAGCTCGCCTTCATATTGTCTGGCGTTGGAGTCCATGTAGCAATGCACGCAATGAAGATTACACGTCTTAGTCGAATTCCAAACCACTACCGGACCGGACCCACTTGTGGTTCCATGTTTGTTGCCTTGACTGTCTTTGCTGTACCGCAAGGAATCCCCAAAGTTCTCCGTATCGAATAAAAGTTTCGTTATACTGATCAATGCTAACTCCTTTCATCCTACAACGATATAGCATCAATGTATGACAATTGTTACTTAATTCTTGAGTCATTTTAAATCATCGATAATTTTCTTTTTATTTCATTTTAAGACCTATATTCCCTCTTGCTTAATTGAACCAGCAAATCCGATGAGGATACTATCTCCTGCAGGGACGCCGTAATTTCTTCTGTGGCGGCAGCCTGAGTATGGCCCGCTATGGATAAATTCTGAATGTGCTTGGCTAAATCTTCTTCAGCTATTCGCATTTCCGATAAGATTTTTGATACTTTTTGGGTGGATTCACTACTTATTTGAGCCAGTTTTCGCATTTCCTCCGCAACAACAGAGAAACCTCTGCCTGAAGCTCCTGCTCTAGCAGCCTCAATTGCTGCATTTAATGCTAACAAATTGGATTGTGTAGAAATACTCTGTATCAATGAAACAATATTATCCGTTTCCTTAATTTTTTGATTATTGATCTCAGTGATTTTAATAATTTCTTCAATGGTATTAGCCAATTTTTGTGAACCAGCGGCAATCTCCTCTATGCTTGCACTGGTTTGCTGCAAAGAGGATGCCATATTTTCTGACGCTTGCTCTAAGTTTAGCTGCCTATCTAGATTTTTAGCTATGGTGACTGCCCCAATGACTCTATTCATTTCATCACGGAGGGGAAAACCCCCTCCAAGTATATGAACCCCAAAGACCTCCTTTGGAATTACCGCCATAAAGGCTTTGCCGGAATCAAATAGTTGATACAGTGGATCTCCGGATGGTATTTCATCACCTATAGAGATATTCATATGAAAACTATTTGCTTGAACAAAACCAACAAATTTATTTCTGTCGGTCAGTCCGAAAGCGGCATCTTCATGAATGATCTCCTTCATGATAGGGAGTACTTCCATCAACGAATTCAATATCGTCATTATACCCTCCAAATGATTAATACTGTTTATGCATAACTATGCATTCCGGACATTAGAAAGTTCACACCAAAAAAAGTGAAGAGCACCAAAATAAAACCGGCTAACACGATGATATTTGCTCTCTTTCCTTGCCAATTCCGGTTCCGGTGCAAGTGCAAATACAACGCATAGATAATCCACGTTATCAAAGCCCAGGTTTCTTTGGGATCCCAGCTCCAATAGCTGCCCCAGATTTGTTCTGCCCAGATCGCCCCAAGGACGATTGATAAAGAAAGCATGGCAAATCCCCAGGCAACAATATGATAGATTTTTTCTCCATTAGTCGTATCGTTCTTTTTGATGATATTTCTAGCTGAAAATCCTGCAGCCAGAGCGAATGCCGCATAGGCCAAAACAGCTGTCATAACATGTACTGTTAGCCAGGGACTCTTAAGGGCAGGCATAACCGGCCCTGCATTATTCAATTGATTGGCCATTAGCACGAAGATACTTAGGATAAAGAGGAAGGCAAAAACCATAATCACTCCGCCTGCCTTTTTATCCTTACTTTTCAATTCATATACCATGTACATCACGATGGTAACGAATGAAAAACACAGCAGAAAATCACTCCCGCTTGACAGCGGTGGTCTACCGGTAAGATTCCAGCGATAAAGCAATAGCAACAGATTGAACACTCCGCCGATTGCCACTGCAATTGACGCAAATTTCAGAACCTGTGTATTCTCGGTCTTATTTCCCACAAAGTATAGTATTGCTCCTGCAACGTAAGCAATGAGGATACCGAATAATAATTGCTGCATCATATGTTTTCACCTGATTCCTTAAAAATTTTAAAATTGGGATTGATCTGCAACAACTCTGGGGCGCCGGTTAAAAGGCAAAGCCATGAATGAGCCAAGCATAAGTAAAATTCCGCCAGCTGCAGTGACAGGCAATGCGGGATCAGATTTTATTTTTAATACTGTATAAGTCTCAACTCCGGTAAAAACTATATTAATCCCGTTATTGAGGTTGATGCTCTCACCCAGTTTTGCAACGCCTATGCCAAGTAACTTATCCTTTTTATAAACGGAAAACATGACGCGGGGATTGTCCGGCCTTAGGGTTTTCGATTCCATGCCATAATTCTCATCGAAATTGGGAACATAACGATAGAGCTTGACGGTTTTATCTGTTTCCGGAATAGAAAGAGAGTCCCCTTCGTTCAAAAAACCCTGAATATCCGTCTTACTGAGACCGTTAATTTTGTAGCTTATTTTGTTTCCGAAACTCTCCTGATACACTTTTACTTTTTCGTAGACAAAAGGATGATTGACACTGATCCAAATGTTTTCCTGTTTCTTGTCCCCTTCTACGATTCGGACTTTGGAATCAAATTGAGAGGCTGATCCATCATTGTTGTATTCAATTCGGAATTGTTCCAATTGAATGGAAAAAGGCTTATTCACCTTAATAAGTTTAGAAACATCCGTTGTTTCACCTTCTGAAAGCTTCGATAGTACGCTTTGTCCATAATGCAGGTATACTCCTCCGCCAACAACAATAAGAATAATTCCGATGTGAAGCAGCAGAGTTCCTATTTGTCTGACCCTCTCTAAAAAATTAAGTTTATTTTTGAATAGGTTCTTAAGCCGAATGATTCTGTTAATTGTGCAAAAGAACAGATTTAAGGTGATAAGGGCTAGTAAAATCTTAAACAATGGGCTGTGATAGAACACTTCCGGCATAATCAAACTGCCCAACATCGATACCAGCCCGATTAAGGCCAGCAGGGCAAGTCCGGTCTTCATGCCGGTAACTTTGTGATAAATCTTTTTAAATTGATTCATTCGATTTCACATCCAAGAAAGTATTCGATTCATATCTTAATTTGTTATTTCTTTTCAAAATAGGAAGGTAAGTTATTAAACCATTCAAAATCGTGGCACTGATAACAGAATACTGTTGATTTTTGATGCATACTATGGCACTCATAGCAATTTAAATCTCCGTTGTGCGAATCATGTGGATTTGACTCTGCGAAATTTGTTTTTGCTTTGACACTTGTCATGTCATGACATTCCGTACAAAATTCGGTTGTCGCAAATTGCCTCTTCTCCAAGGGTGTTTGATAATCACCGGTAATATACTTTAATCCTTCCTCAGCCTGAATGGAGAGGGAACTTTCATGGCAATCGTGACATCTTACGCCAGCTGCGGCATGCTTATTGGCTAAAAGATCGCTATTATTCCACGAATCGTAATACGACTGCATATTATGGCAGAGCGTGCAAAAGGCTGGATTGTCGCTTGCTTTATGAACTCCCGCGAATCCTCCGCATACAAGTACGACCAAAGTAATAACGACGATGATTAATAACTTTGTCTTTTTCGACAATTTCAGTATGCTTTCTTTACTTTTATTTTTTATCTTTTGCTGTGCTTTCTCCATTTTTTCGCCTCCATTTTTTTAATTGCATTTCTATTGGTGATATTTTTTAAAATTATATTACGCAATATAATTTTTGTCTTTGTTCACCAATACAATATTCTTCAGTGATTGGCACAGTCCAAAATTCTACACGGAGACGCTTCTGTCTAAAGTCTTGCCATAAATAGACGAAGCGTTCACTTTTTAGATTATCTGTTTTTAGGAAGGTCTTCATAAGTCAATACTTTGAAGAATCTACAATGTGGCACATTATTTGCAATATAAATACATTGTAAGGGAAATAATGAAAGCGGTGTATGATGAAATGTCGATCTCATTAGAAGGTTCTTTTGATTTATTGGACGGCATATATAAAGAAGGTTTGCCGTTTGTAGCCTCTTATCTGGAAAAACATATTCACTCCCCCATTATCATCACGAATGATACAGGCAATATACATTATTCAACCTTGCCTGAGATAACTAATGGAAAGTGTATTCCACTAAAATTATCTTCCAATCAAAATTATAGTTATCTCCAATCAGAACGGTCTTTGTATTATCCTATTGTTCATAACAGGATTCTCGGTTTTATCATCGTAAAAGGGCTCCATCCCAATCATGTCGCAGAAACGATATCGATACTGTCCGATGCCCAGACACCTTTAACTTGGTATTTTTTAAGAATTACACAAGTGAATGAAAGCACAAAAGCTCTCGACAAGAGTATGTCGAAATATTTCTTTCAAAAAGCAGACACCGATTTTAAAAATAACTTCCAAGAATCCTATAGAACAATCGATTTGAAAATCCCTTATTTTGTCTCAGTAGTCAAGATTGACAACACAGGCCTTACTGATGATATTAAAAAATTCTTAAATCCTTTTACAAAGCAGTACTTTCAAACAAAACAACCGGAAATCATTATTATGACCTGCTCAGATTGTTATGTGCTTTTTATCCCCGCAAATATGGAAGGCCAAGCTTCACGTGTGGGCTCAAGTGATATAAAACTACTAAATATAAAAAAATACAAAGAAATAGTTGAAAATAACTATAACGTAACTTTATCTATTGGCGTTGGCCAAACCTATCCATTGCCATTATTGCGTCAAAGTTTTCAGGAAGCTCAAATTGTGCTGACACTAAACCGACTTATGGAGAAAAAAGGTTTAGTTCAGGAGTTTGAAAAGCTTGGGATTTACTATTTTATTTTTTCCAGCGGCGTCCAATCGATTAAGGATTATTGTCTTAAAAATCTAGGACCGCTAATCCAATATGATAATGTAACGGGCAGTGATCTTCTTTCTACGCTAAGAACGGTCTTGGATTGCAATTATAATTTGAAGTCAGCGTCTGATCATCTTTTTATTCATATCAATACAGTCCATTATCGCTTGAAAAAAATCGAACAACTATTAAATATTGATCTTTCAGCATTCAATAACAGACTCGAGTTATATACCGTAATAAAGGTATGGGATACATTAAAAATTCATTCGTATGCTGATGTCGATCCTGAAAGTTATGATACCCTCTATTTTAACGAAAATTCGTTTGTATGAAACAACAATCTATTTCGTTATCCGCGCCAATGTGCTTGGTTTATACCCAGTGATATAATAGGTTCTGCTTAAATTAGGTAAAAGCTGCTTGTACAATATGCCAATATAAAATGCAGCCCAAACTAAGAACAGGAGGAAACCATATGGAGGTGAAATAAGGGGTTAAATAAGGAGTAAAATACCGGGTTATGAACAAATTCAAATTATCTTTGTCAAAGAAAAGGAGGAAAAGTGAATTGAAAGTGGTAAAAAGATTTACGGTATTAATCTTAGCATTACTAATGGTATTCAGTTTAGCTGGTTGCGGCTCAAACGGTAATGAGAAAAAATCCGGGTCTACCGGCGCTGCCGAGACCAAACAAGCCGACGTCGTAGTTGTCGGCAGTGGTATGTCCGGTATGTCTGCGGCCATCGAAGCAGCAAGTCAAGGAGCAAAAGTCATTTTATTAGAAAAACAAAGTATTTTGGGTGGGAGCACAAATTTTGCTGAAGGTATGTTTGCCAGCGAAAGTTCCATTCAGAAGCAAATGGGCATTAAGGTCAATACACAAGAGTTGCTTAGTGAAGAGTTTGCTTTTTCCAATTATCGCGTTGACGGCAATCTATGGAAAGACGTGATGAAGAATTCGGGCGATAATATCAACTGGCTGCTGGGCATGGGGGTCAAGTTTGAAACGGTTACCAGCACTGGCGCCGGTGCCAAAACATGGCATGTTTACGAGGGATTCGGAAAAACAGTTATTGATAAGCATATGAAACCCCAAGCTGAAAAGTTGGGCGTGGAAATCATGACCAGTACTCCGGCCAAAGAACTAATTATGACCAACGGACAGGTTACTGGTGTAAAAGCAACCACAGCAGATGGAAAAGAACTGGACATTACTGCTAAAGCCGTTATCTTAGCAACTGGCGGTTTTGGTAACAATCCGGAAATGATCAAACAGCTTACCCATCTTGACAGTTCGAAATATGCGATGAGAGGCGCTGCAGGACATGATGGTGATGGTATTAACATGGCGAAAGCGGCAGGTGCTCTGACCGGCGAACGTGCTATTGTTATGACTCTGGGCAATACAGTAGACGGTACCAGCCTTCAATCACAGCTTAGTGTAGCAGCCGGTCAGGAACCAGATCTCTGGGTTAATCAAGACGGAAAACGTTTCTGTAATGAAGATGTAATCTGGTATTATACCCGCGGTTGCAATGCGGTGACAACGCAATACAAAGCGTTTAGTGTTTTTGACAGCGATTATGTAAAGAAGCTAGCCACTGAAGGTGCAACGGTTGGCTGGGGCATGTATTGTATGCCCGGCACAAAATTAGACAAACTCAGTGCTGAGCTTCAGAGAGCAATAGATAACAAAAACGCTTCTGTATTTAAAGCAGATACGCTGGAAGAACTTGCTGCCAAAATGGGGATCGATCCGGCCACATTTAAAGAAACAGTCAATAGTTACAACACTATGTGTGCCGGTGGTAAAGACACCGATTACGGCAAGGATTCCAAATATCTTCAGCCAGTGAAAACCGGTCCGTTCTATGCTTTCAACATGAAAGCCATTAACCTCACAACCTGCGGCGGTATTAGAGTAAATGAGAAAATGGAAGCGGTTAATAATGACTATCAGCCGGTCAAAGGACTCTATGCTGCCGGATTGGATTGTGACGGTTTTACCGGGGACACTTACGGTTTAACTCTTCCTGGTTCAGCCCAAGGACTTGCTTGTTATACAGGCAGAAACGCAGCAGAAAGTGCTGTTGCGTATGCGAAGTCACTTTAAGACAAGTTCGTTCATTGTACTTCGGGTTATAAGTTGAAATAAGCATAATGTATCGCTAAAGCAAAAACATGCAGGAAACCTTTTATTTACGGTTTCCTGCATGTTATATCCGGCAATCATTCTGTTGGTCTTAAAGGATAGAATTATCTGGAGGAAATTATTACAATGAAAAAAAAAGGCAATATCATCCTGATCGGGATTATATGCACAACAGCTATCATAGGTTTTACCGGTCTTTATATTTGGAAAAACGCACATTCAGATGGTCACCTGGTTGCAGTCATCACCCATAATGAGAAGGTTATCGAACGTATTGACCTCAATAAGGTAGAACAGCCAAGAAACATCACGATTTCAGGCGATTATCACAATACTATTCGTGTGGAAAAAGGCAGAATAAGATTTGAGGAATCCGATTGCCCTAACAAAATCTGTGTTCTCACAGGTTGGCTCAAAAAATACGGGGATATCGCGGTCTGTCTTCCTAATAAAACAATAATAGAAATTGAAAATCAGTAAATAATCGAATATTAAATGCTTCTAATCTCCTTTAATAAATCAGTTTTCTTTATTTTCTTATACAATGATGATTTGCTCATTCCCAGTAAACGCGCTGCTTCGGCGATATTATTGTTGGTTTTTACGATTGCCTGAATGATCATCATTTTCTCTACATCTTTAATCGAGTTACGACTCTTCGTATCGTTCATAGTCGGATCAGATACAGACGGATGTTGGGTAGAATAAGGAGATTTATTGATTGTTGGTGGAAGATCCTCCGGTCTGATCATATTGTTATTTGAAGCGTTAACGGCATAAACCATCGCATTTTGTAGCTGTCTGACATTACCAGGCCAACTATATTGCATTAATCGATAGATTGTTGCCTCACTTAAGGACGGTCTAGCTATCTGTTGTTTTTCGGCAATATTGGCGATAAAATATTCTGCCAGTTCAAGGATATCCTGCTCTCTCTCCCGCAAAGGAGGAATGGCTACCTGTAATGCTTCTAAGCGGTAGTATAAGTCCTCGCGAAATACTTTCTTATCGACCAGATCAGAAAGTACTTGGTTCGTGGCGGCAATAAGTCTAAAATTGACAGGCTTGTAACTTGAACCGCCTATGCGCATGACTTGCTTTTCTTCCAATACTCTAAGCAGCGCCGGTTGCAGTTCGAGAGACATATCACCGATTTCATCAAGAAATAACGTTCCGCCATCAGCCAGTTCAATCTTTCCTTTACGGCCCTGGCGATCTGCCCCGGTAAATGCGCCAGCTTCATAGCCGAAAAGCTCACTTTCGATTAAGTTTTTGGGTATCGCGGCACAATTGATAGCAACAAAAGGACCATTCGGGCAATGCTCATTGTGAATCGCTTGGGCAAATAATTCTTTGCCGGTTCCACTTTCACCTTGAATTAATATGTTGTAATCCAGTTTAGCGAATTTTTTTGCTAAGCTGATAGCTTGTAAAAACTGTGATGAGTTTCCCACAATCTTATCAAAGCGATATTTGGTTTCTAAGGTAGACCCCGCGAGAACCTTTTTAGTAAATGTTGCGGCATTTTTGAATACTAATGAATATCCAATCCGATTGCCATAATGGTCATCCAGTGGCTTTGCCGAACTTAAATATGTGTTTTGATTTATTTCTTTGAGTTTAATTTCGAAATCATTGACTTCGTTCCCTGTCTCCAATAGCGATTTAATTCTTGGCTGATCACCAATAATATCATAAATTGTCATCCCAGCTATTTCCGGTATTTTGCGATTAAGTATTTTACAGACTTGGGGATTGGCGTGAGTAATTCTTCCGTCTCGGTTTAAGAGCACAATGCCTTGATCGGTCGTTTCAATAAAACGACCAAACAATTCTTGATTCGAGATAAGGTGTAATTCCTTTTCAATCCCTTTGGCTATAGAAACGATTAATGGCAAGGTATGCGTATTTTGAAAAATCAAATCGTTTGTTACAAGAGTAATTGTTCCGGCTAAATTGTTATTGATATCCATTATCGGCGCTGCCGATGCTGTGTATTGGTAATAGGTTTCGTGATATTGCTCAGGACCGGATAATTGTATCGGAATTTGATAAATTAGACTGATTGAGTGTGAAAGAGTTCCAACCGTTTCTTCAGACCAAACAACTCCGGGAAATAAATGCAAGTCCTCGATCGTTTTATAGAAGACACCATTTTTATCTACTTCTACATGAAGCATGACTCCCTGCTCATCAGATAGTAAAATCATAGACTTTTTGCACATATCGGCAAGTTTGCGGATATAGGGAATAGATGCTTTGACTAAGAGGCTTTTCTTATGCAGCAAGTTTTCAAATTCAGGTTTATCGACGATCGGGCCATAATTAAAATCATAGAGTTTTAGACCACGATGATAAGACCTGAGCCAAGACTCTCTAATAATCGGACGTATATGACCGACTTCTGAGTTGTTTTCATTTCTAACGATACTCTCTTTTGCTTTCGCGATTTGGTTTGCGATTTTCAACGTTAGATTTGAATTCTTTGTTATGGTATTTCTTTCGGCGCTGATAATAATAGGGCTTACCTTTTCTTCAATTAACGTGTTATCAGAAGAATTCGCATCATACATAATAATCCTCCTATTAGTTGGTTAGAAGGGAATTGTAACTTGTTTCTATGCTTGCAAGTAAATTCATATATATTATAAACCTGCCTGTAATAATGGACAAGGCTCCGAACAGTTATACAATAATTTCCAGGATGCTGCTTATTTATATTATATCAGTGCAAAATTGCGCACACACTAGCTTGTATTACAAAATATCTTGTAGCATAATACAAATGCTATTCAATCACGTTTGGCAAGGAGAATCATTTCAATTAAAAAAACACCCTTCTAAATAAAAGGGTGTTATTTTTAGATATTACCGTTTAATGAAGATAACCAACATGATGTTATCAATTACCTGAATACTTTGGTGGGCCCACTTGGGATCGAACCAAGGACAATACGAAAATAAGTATTTCCCATTATGATAAGAATACTTATCATTCAAGGGTCCGGCGGCATTTTATATAGTTGTTACAGAACATAAATTTGCTTTAGTATTCGCACAATAGAGGGTCAATAGAGGGTCAATTTAACTCACTTGCATGTCTGTTGTACCGTATGCAGTCCATCTCTTCTCCTGGATATATTAACTCTAAAGGAATGTTATTGTAAAGTTTTTTTATTTTAACCATTATATCCGCGGTTAATAAGCTTGCGTCGTTTTCAATTAATTCATATTCATCTGCACTTAAGTCGCAATGCAGTGCAGCTTCAATAATGCTATACCCGCATGATTCCCTTACGCATCTCAACATAATCTGAAACATGATTTATGTCCTCCAATTTAATCGAACGTATGTTCGTATTGTTATAGTACCCCTTTTCCTTTCTCCTTTCAAGGTGAAATTTGTCGAGATAAAAATTTACTTATTTATTAAATTTTCTGAAATTGTATCTTAAATATACTAATAAGTCCTAGTCGAAGTAAGAGAAAAAAAGTCGAATCTACAAATATTACACCTATTTAAGTGTAAATTAAATGATAAAATATGATTTACCAAAATTTAGCTATGGCTTATAATAAATAAAAAACATATTGCAAGGTGTAAAATGACGGTAAAAAATCGTCTGCGCAAGATCAGGCTCACGATGGATATTACCCAGACCGAAATGGCGCAATTACTTGAAGTTACTCAACAACAGTACAACAGGTATGAAAGGCAAAAAACTCAACCATCGTTAGAAATAGCACTGCGCATTGAGAAAAAACTAAATCAACGAGATATTTTTTATCTAGCAGATTAAAAAAAGATAAAACCCGACAAGGGTTATTTTTATTTCTTTTTACATATGTACAGGCATAATTATTGCTTACTTAAGCGTATAAATTACTGAACAAATCAACGAACAGGAGGGATATTATGGACTATCTAGGTTTTTGCGTCCATCAAGGCATTAAAATCTACGAATGGTTACGACCTGACACAATGCGCACCAGGATACAATCTGTTATCAATGCCACTAAACTACAGAACAAACAGGAACAAACACCGGATTTCCGCAAAGAGACTAAAACAGAAAAAGGATGGTCGTTGCTTTACGTTTTACCGCCTGGAATTGTCCAGAAAGACTTTGAGGATCGGCGCCAATATTTTGAGTCATACGTCAACGGGAATGTCGATTTTGAACAGTCCGGACGCAGGTTAATCATGAATATTTATCAAGCCAAATTCCCAGCCAAGGTTCCGTATCAATTCGACTCCGGGGAATACTCTGAAATGCTCGCTCCATTGCCTCTTGGTGTCGCTATGGACTCCACACCGCTTGTGGTTGACCTCTCCACTCTGCCGCATATGTTAGTCGGAGGAATGACCGGATACGGCAAAACAACGGCTTTAATCGGCTTTACCGTTGCTTTGCTTATGTCCGGTGTCGAGGTATCAATTATTGACCGCAAGCGGTTAGACTTTCCTCAGTTTTCTAAGTGGGTTGATGTTGCCATGACTGAAAAAGAGACAGAGAACCTACTTAAAAAGTCATGCGAACAAATGGACGAACGGATTGACGAACTACAGTTGGCCGGTGTCCAGAAGTTCCAGCAGTACAAAGGTGATATGAAATATAAAGTCATTATTATTGACGAACTCACGGCTATAGAAAGCAAAAAGAGCCAAGAATATATTGATTCCCTTGTTCACCTGGGCCGGGCAGCAGGAATCAGTTTAATCTTAGCCACTCAGAAACCGTCACATAAGGTATGGGATGGATTTACGGAAGCAAGGGCCATGTTAGGAGGGCGTTTATGTTATTACGTGGCAGACAGCACAGAAAGTCAAGTTGTGCTAGGAAGGGGCAATACACGCGGTGCAGAGCTTCCAATGAAACCAGGCAGGGCAATATTTAATAATGACCGGGATCAGATGATACAAGGCTATTATATTGATGCTGAAAAGGCTATCGCTATTCTTGATAAACTGCCAAGAAGGGAGAATAAGAATGAACAACAGGTTATACGCAAAGCAACGAGATAAAAAAGCATTAGAATATATTGAAATGCTAGGAGCATTGACAACACCGCAGATAAAAGAATTATGTTTTCCAAAAAGCATGAGGAAAGCACAACAACGTCTAAAAGTGCTCTCCCCAAAACTCAATAGGGTTAGGCCATCCATAGATTCACCCTATATTTACTTTTATGATAAACCTGTCCATAGTATAAGCGAATATAAATCTAGCATATATGAGGATTTGGACAAGGTAATCAATTCGTAATAGCGAACGAATTACTGCTTAATCAAAGTACGAATTAACGAATGGAGGTGTGGGCATGGCTGGGTTAATTATATTGATTATAATTGCGACTTTGTTAATGTAAAGGAAACCTGAATATTGTGGATAAGTTAGAAGGAAATTCCACGTTTGAAAAGAAATATAATATAAAATTAGTTGGAGGAATAAATTATGTACGATCCTATATATCTTCTAAAAGACATGAACGATTCCCAAAGAATGATGTTTCAATCAGAGTA is a genomic window containing:
- a CDS encoding NusG domain II-containing protein, with translation MKKKGNIILIGIICTTAIIGFTGLYIWKNAHSDGHLVAVITHNEKVIERIDLNKVEQPRNITISGDYHNTIRVEKGRIRFEESDCPNKICVLTGWLKKYGDIAVCLPNKTIIEIENQ
- a CDS encoding sigma-54-dependent Fis family transcriptional regulator; amino-acid sequence: MYDANSSDNTLIEEKVSPIIISAERNTITKNSNLTLKIANQIAKAKESIVRNENNSEVGHIRPIIRESWLRSYHRGLKLYDFNYGPIVDKPEFENLLHKKSLLVKASIPYIRKLADMCKKSMILLSDEQGVMLHVEVDKNGVFYKTIEDLHLFPGVVWSEETVGTLSHSISLIYQIPIQLSGPEQYHETYYQYTASAAPIMDINNNLAGTITLVTNDLIFQNTHTLPLIVSIAKGIEKELHLISNQELFGRFIETTDQGIVLLNRDGRITHANPQVCKILNRKIPEIAGMTIYDIIGDQPRIKSLLETGNEVNDFEIKLKEINQNTYLSSAKPLDDHYGNRIGYSLVFKNAATFTKKVLAGSTLETKYRFDKIVGNSSQFLQAISLAKKFAKLDYNILIQGESGTGKELFAQAIHNEHCPNGPFVAINCAAIPKNLIESELFGYEAGAFTGADRQGRKGKIELADGGTLFLDEIGDMSLELQPALLRVLEEKQVMRIGGSSYKPVNFRLIAATNQVLSDLVDKKVFREDLYYRLEALQVAIPPLREREQDILELAEYFIANIAEKQQIARPSLSEATIYRLMQYSWPGNVRQLQNAMVYAVNASNNNMIRPEDLPPTINKSPYSTQHPSVSDPTMNDTKSRNSIKDVEKMMIIQAIVKTNNNIAEAARLLGMSKSSLYKKIKKTDLLKEIRSI
- a CDS encoding helix-turn-helix transcriptional regulator, whose amino-acid sequence is MTVKNRLRKIRLTMDITQTEMAQLLEVTQQQYNRYERQKTQPSLEIALRIEKKLNQRDIFYLAD
- a CDS encoding FtsK/SpoIIIE domain-containing protein, yielding MDYLGFCVHQGIKIYEWLRPDTMRTRIQSVINATKLQNKQEQTPDFRKETKTEKGWSLLYVLPPGIVQKDFEDRRQYFESYVNGNVDFEQSGRRLIMNIYQAKFPAKVPYQFDSGEYSEMLAPLPLGVAMDSTPLVVDLSTLPHMLVGGMTGYGKTTALIGFTVALLMSGVEVSIIDRKRLDFPQFSKWVDVAMTEKETENLLKKSCEQMDERIDELQLAGVQKFQQYKGDMKYKVIIIDELTAIESKKSQEYIDSLVHLGRAAGISLILATQKPSHKVWDGFTEARAMLGGRLCYYVADSTESQVVLGRGNTRGAELPMKPGRAIFNNDRDQMIQGYYIDAEKAIAILDKLPRRENKNEQQVIRKATR